The Oncorhynchus masou masou isolate Uvic2021 chromosome 6, UVic_Omas_1.1, whole genome shotgun sequence genome has a window encoding:
- the LOC135541793 gene encoding translocon-associated protein subunit alpha: protein MFNFGSKILVLFLMAFPCGLISFGRVSADSESAEDIFPDSTVDEEEEEEEDEVLVEEDQVPGSETEDDIDEDAAVGDVTSHPDADTTIVFVTGEEFPANEIVKFLVGFTNKGSQDFTVHSLEASFRYPQDFQFYIQNFTALPLSAVVQPQKQASFEYSFIPAQPMAGRPFGLVILLNYQDSEGNGFQTAIYNQTVTIVELEEGLDGETIFMYIFLTGLVVLAVFGMYQVLESRTRKRFPVKVETGTGGMNGVDISWIPQETLNIMSKASASPKASPRKRTKRAVGVDQ from the exons ATGTTCAATTTCGGATCAAAAATACTTGTACTTTTTCTCATGGCTTTCCCATGTGGCCTGATATCCTTCG GCCGAGTATCTGCAGACTCTGAGTCTGCGGAGGATATTTTCCCGGATTCAACAGtcgatgaggaggaggaggaggaagaggatgaggtgcTGGTGGAAGAAGATCAGGTCCCAGGCTCA GAAACAGAAGATGACATAGATGAAGATGCTGCAGTTGGAGATGTAACCTCTCACCctgatgctgacaccaccattGTCTTTGTGACTGGGGAAG AGTTCCCAGCCAATGAGATTGTGAAGTTCCTGGTGGGCTTCACCAACAAGGGAAGCCAGGATTTCACTGTCCATTCCCTGGAGGCCTCCTTCCGTTACCCTCAGGACTTCCAGTTCTACATCCAGAAC TTCACAGCCTTGCCCCTGAGCGCTGTGGTCCAGCCCCAGAAGCAGGCCTCCTTTGAGTACTCCTTCATCCCTGCTCAGCCTATGGCTGGTCGTCCCTTCGGCCTGGTTATCCTACTCAACTACCAGGACAGTGAG GGCAACGGTTTCCAGACGGCCATTTACAACCAGACCGTCACTATCGTTGAGCTGGAGGAGGGATTGGATGGAGAGAC AATATTCATGTATATCTTCCTGACTGGATTGGTTGTCTTGGCGGTCTTTGGCATGTACCAGGTGCTGGAGTCTAGGACG AGGAAGAGGTTCCCTGTGAAGGTGGAGACGGGCACTGGTGGGATGAACGGTGTGGACATAAGCTGGATTCCCCAAGAGACCCTCAACATCATGA GCAAGGCATCGGCATCCCCTAAAGCCTCCCCAAGAAAACGTACCAAGAGAGCGGTGGGAGTAGATCAGTAA